GTGGCGGTCCGCCGGATACCGGCCGAGTCGGGTCAGCGCGCCGTCCGGGGCGAGCAACGAGATCCGCCACTGCGGCGTCGACCCGGCCGGGACGGCGGGACCGGTGGCGGCGACGCGCAGGGTGCCGTCGGGCAGCAGTCGGGTCGCGGTGAGGATCCGGGTACGCCGTACCGGGTCGCCGAGGGCGTACATGGCACCGTGTTTGACCAACGGACGTACCGGCTGCTCCGGCAGGTGGGCGGCGACCACCTCGCCGACGTACATGGTGTGCACCGGCATGGGCACCACCTGGCGCAGTTCGCACTCCACGGCGAGGACTCCGCCGCGTACCCAGGGGGTGTGGGTCCCGGGGGCGAGATCGACCGCGACGCTGGTGGTCTTGTCGACGTCGGTGACCGAGCAGCTGCCCGCGAAGTCGGCCAGGGCGGCCTGGTCCTCGGCGCAGAAGGTCACCGCCCACCGGCCGGCCGCGTCGATCAGGTCCCGGCTGGCGGTTCGCGGCCCGAGCACCACGGCGACGTAGAGCGGGTCCTTGTTGACGAAGTACGACCACTCGGCGCTCATCACGTTGGTGCCCCGGGGTCCGGGCACCGCGACCAGCCCGACCGTGCTGGTCAGCTTCTTCCACAACGTCGGCGGCAGCAACGTCGGCGGCAGCGGTGCCGGAGACACCGGCGTGGGCTGCGGGTCGGGGCTCATCGGGGCGGCTCGCCGGTGGCGAGGCGGAACCCGACCGGGTACAGCGGGCCGGGGTGGGCGCCGTGGCGGCGGCGGGTACGGGCCAGGTCGCCGTAGCGGGCGAAGCTGCCGCCCCGGGCCACCCGGTACCGCCCGACCCGGGTGACCAGGTCGTCGTGGACCGCCCGGCCGCCCGGGTACGGACGGTAGTCGTCGGCGACGTACTCCTCGACGTTGCCGGCCAGGTCCAGCGCGCCGCACCAGCTCCGGCCGGCCGGGAACGCCCCGACCGGGCTGGTGG
Above is a window of Micromonospora yangpuensis DNA encoding:
- a CDS encoding flavin reductase family protein codes for the protein MSPDPQPTPVSPAPLPPTLLPPTLWKKLTSTVGLVAVPGPRGTNVMSAEWSYFVNKDPLYVAVVLGPRTASRDLIDAAGRWAVTFCAEDQAALADFAGSCSVTDVDKTTSVAVDLAPGTHTPWVRGGVLAVECELRQVVPMPVHTMYVGEVVAAHLPEQPVRPLVKHGAMYALGDPVRRTRILTATRLLPDGTLRVAATGPAVPAGSTPQWRISLLAPDGALTRLGRYPADRHGDLLVEVALPDTALPATGPVGLRVRVERDGAQAGEATVGP